From a region of the Panicum virgatum strain AP13 chromosome 2K, P.virgatum_v5, whole genome shotgun sequence genome:
- the LOC120696238 gene encoding ribonuclease 1-like, whose amino-acid sequence MMKLAVACGLVLLSSLLAVSSTAEQFDFFYFVQQWPGSFCDTWRGCCFPDTGKPAADFGIHGLWPNYATCHGRDDDAFSIVGRRGKCWPEYCEEEDGNALSPWEIRDLVASLSRSWPTLSCRGGDSFEFWSYEWKKHGTCSNLRPHDYFARALELKAAHNLTAILAGAGIVPSDTETYPMSGVGDAIAAATGATANLQCNRDKDGQTQLYQVFQCVDREAKNLIDCPLHMRSRCSGERAKLPLF is encoded by the exons ATGATGAAGCTCGCGGTCGCCTGCGGCCTCGTCCTGCTTTCTTCTCTCCTCGCCGTCTCGTCGACGGCGGAGCAATTTGATTTCTTCTACTTTGTGCAGCAG TGGCCGGGGTCCTTCTGCGACACGTGGAGGGGGTGCTGCTTCCCGGACACCGGCAAGCCGGCGGCGGACTTCGGCATCCACGGGCTGTGGCCCAACTACGCCACGTGCCATGGCCGCGACGACGACGCCTTCTCCATCGTGGGGCGGCGGGGCAAGTGCTGGCCCGAGTactgcgaggaggaggacggcaaCGCGCTGAGCCCGTGGGAGATCCGGGACCTGGTGGCGTCCCTGTCCCGGAGCTGGCCGACGCTGTCGTGCAGGGGCGGGGACAGCTTCGAGTTCTGGAGCTACGAGTGGAAGAAGCACGGCACCTGCTCCAACCTCCGGCCGCACGACTACTTCGCGCGCGCGCTCGAGCTCAAGGCGGCGCACAACCTCACCGccatcctcgccggcgccggcatcgTGCCGTCGGACACTGAGACGTACCCCATGAGCGGCGTCGGCGACGCCATCGCCGCGGCGACCGGGGCCACGGCGAACCTGCAGTGCAACCGCGACAAGGACGGCCAGACGCAGCTGTACCAGGTGTTCCAGTGCGTCGACCGGGAGGCGAAGAACCTCATCGACTGTCCGCTGCACATGCGCAGCCGGTGCTCCGGCGAAAGGGCCAAGCTGCCCCTCTTCTGA